One window of the Methanocaldococcus vulcanius M7 genome contains the following:
- a CDS encoding hydrogenase iron-sulfur subunit, producing MEWEPKIIGFCCNWCTYGGADTAGVGRMQYPPSIRIIRVMCSGRIEPSLILKAFKEGADGVFVGGCHLGDCHYDAGNYKWQRRAIFLKQLLPEFGIEPERFRFEWISASEGEKFQKTMIEFHNTIKSLGPLKLNEKLKE from the coding sequence ATGGAATGGGAACCGAAAATTATTGGATTTTGTTGCAATTGGTGCACCTATGGAGGAGCAGATACAGCAGGAGTAGGGAGAATGCAGTATCCTCCAAGTATAAGAATAATAAGGGTTATGTGCTCTGGAAGAATCGAGCCCTCACTTATTTTAAAAGCATTTAAAGAGGGAGCAGATGGCGTTTTTGTTGGCGGTTGCCACTTAGGGGACTGCCACTACGATGCTGGAAACTACAAATGGCAAAGAAGAGCTATTTTTTTAAAGCAACTATTGCCAGAGTTTGGAATTGAGCCAGAAAGATTTAGATTTGAATGGATCTCTGCTTCAGAAGGAGAGAAATTCCAAAAAACCATGATTGAGTTCCACAACACAATAAAATCCCTTGGACCCTTAAAATTAAATGAAAAATTAAAGGAATAA